One window of Kosakonia cowanii JCM 10956 = DSM 18146 genomic DNA carries:
- the rplX gene encoding 50S ribosomal protein L24, giving the protein MAAKIRRDDEVIVLTGKDKGKRGKVKNVLSSGKIIVEGINLVKKHQKPVPALNQPGGIVEKEAAIQVSNVALFNAATGKADRVGFRFEDGKKVRFFKSNSETIK; this is encoded by the coding sequence ATGGCAGCGAAAATCCGTCGTGATGACGAAGTTATCGTGTTAACCGGTAAAGATAAAGGTAAACGCGGTAAAGTAAAAAATGTTCTGTCTTCCGGCAAGATCATTGTTGAAGGTATCAACCTGGTTAAGAAACATCAGAAGCCGGTTCCGGCCCTGAACCAACCAGGCGGCATCGTTGAAAAAGAAGCTGCAATTCAGGTTTCTAACGTTGCACTCTTCAATGCGGCAACCGGCAAGGCTGACCGTGTAGGCTTTAGATTCGAAGACGGCAAAAAAGTCCGTTTCTTTAAATCTAACAGCGAAACTATCAAGTAA
- the rpsQ gene encoding 30S ribosomal protein S17: MTDKIRTLQGRVVSDKMEKSIVVAIERFVKHPIYGKFIKRTTKLHVHDENNECGTGDVVEIRECRPLSKTKSWTLVRVVEKAIL, encoded by the coding sequence ATGACCGATAAAATCCGTACTCTGCAAGGTCGTGTTGTTAGCGACAAAATGGAGAAATCCATTGTTGTAGCTATCGAACGTTTTGTGAAACACCCGATCTACGGTAAATTCATCAAACGTACGACCAAACTGCACGTACACGACGAGAACAACGAATGCGGTACCGGCGACGTGGTTGAAATCCGCGAATGCCGTCCGCTGTCCAAGACTAAGTCCTGGACGCTGGTTCGCGTTGTAGAGAAAGCGATTCTGTAA
- the rpmC gene encoding 50S ribosomal protein L29 gives MKAKELREKSVEELNTELLNLLREQFNLRMQAASGQLQQTHLLKQVRRDVARVKTLLTEKAGA, from the coding sequence ATGAAAGCAAAAGAGCTGCGTGAAAAGAGCGTTGAAGAGCTGAACACCGAGCTGCTTAACCTGCTGCGCGAGCAGTTCAACCTGCGTATGCAGGCTGCGAGTGGCCAGCTGCAACAGACTCACCTGTTGAAGCAAGTGCGTCGTGATGTCGCACGCGTTAAGACTTTACTGACTGAGAAGGCGGGTGCGTAA
- the rplP gene encoding 50S ribosomal protein L16, translating into MLQPKRTKFRKVHKGRNRGLAQGTDVSFGTYGLKAVGRGRLTARQIEAARRAMTRAVKRQGKIWIRVFPDKPITEKPLEVRMGKGKGNVEYWVALIQPGKVLYEMDGVPEELAREAFELAAAKLPIKTTFVTKTVM; encoded by the coding sequence ATGTTACAACCAAAGCGTACAAAATTCCGTAAAGTGCACAAAGGCCGCAACCGTGGTCTCGCGCAGGGCACGGATGTGAGCTTCGGCACTTACGGTCTGAAAGCTGTTGGCCGTGGTCGTCTGACCGCTCGTCAAATCGAAGCAGCACGTCGTGCTATGACTCGTGCTGTTAAGCGTCAGGGTAAGATCTGGATCCGTGTATTCCCGGACAAGCCGATCACCGAGAAGCCGCTGGAAGTTCGTATGGGTAAAGGTAAAGGTAACGTGGAGTATTGGGTTGCCTTGATTCAACCGGGTAAAGTCCTGTACGAAATGGACGGTGTTCCGGAAGAGCTGGCCCGTGAAGCCTTCGAGCTGGCAGCAGCAAAACTGCCGATTAAAACCACCTTTGTAACTAAGACGGTGATGTAA
- the rplV gene encoding 50S ribosomal protein L22, giving the protein METLAQHRHARSSAQKVRLVADLIRGKKVSQALDILTYTNKKAAVLVKKVLESAIANAEHNDGADIDDLKVAKIFVDEGPSMKRIMPRAKGRADRILKRTSHITVVVSDR; this is encoded by the coding sequence ATGGAAACTTTAGCTCAACATCGCCATGCTCGTTCTTCTGCTCAGAAGGTTCGCCTTGTTGCTGACCTGATTCGCGGTAAGAAAGTGTCGCAGGCTCTGGATATTCTGACCTACACCAACAAGAAAGCGGCTGTACTGGTCAAGAAGGTTCTGGAATCTGCCATTGCTAACGCTGAACACAACGATGGCGCTGACATTGACGATCTGAAAGTTGCGAAAATTTTCGTAGACGAAGGCCCGAGCATGAAGCGCATTATGCCGCGTGCAAAAGGTCGTGCAGATCGCATCCTGAAGCGCACCAGCCACATCACTGTGGTTGTGTCCGATCGCTGA
- the rpsH gene encoding 30S ribosomal protein S8: MSMQDPIADMLTRIRNGQTANKAAVTMPSSRLKVAIANVLKEEGFIEDFKIEGDTKPELEVTLKYFQGKAVVESIQRISRPGLRIYKRKDELPKVMGGLGIAVVSTSKGVMTDRAARQAGLGGEIICYVA, encoded by the coding sequence ATGAGCATGCAAGATCCGATCGCGGATATGCTGACCCGTATCCGTAACGGTCAGACCGCGAACAAAGCTGCGGTCACCATGCCTTCCTCCAGGCTGAAAGTGGCAATTGCCAACGTGCTGAAGGAAGAAGGTTTTATTGAAGATTTCAAAATTGAAGGCGACACCAAGCCGGAACTGGAAGTGACTCTTAAGTACTTCCAGGGAAAAGCTGTGGTAGAAAGCATTCAGCGTATCAGCCGCCCTGGTCTGCGCATCTATAAAAGAAAAGATGAGCTGCCGAAAGTTATGGGTGGTCTTGGTATCGCAGTTGTTTCTACCTCTAAAGGTGTTATGACTGATCGTGCAGCGCGCCAGGCTGGTCTTGGTGGCGAAATTATCTGCTACGTAGCCTAA
- the rpsS gene encoding 30S ribosomal protein S19: MPRSLKKGPFIDLHLLKKVEKAVESGDKKPLRTWSRRSTIFPNMIGLTIAVHNGRQHVPVFVSDEMVGHKLGEFAPTRTYRGHAADKKAKKK, from the coding sequence ATGCCACGTTCTCTCAAGAAAGGTCCTTTTATTGACCTGCACTTGCTGAAGAAGGTAGAGAAAGCGGTGGAAAGCGGAGACAAGAAGCCCCTGCGCACTTGGTCCCGTCGTTCAACGATCTTTCCTAACATGATCGGTTTGACCATCGCTGTCCATAATGGTCGTCAGCACGTTCCGGTATTTGTTTCCGACGAAATGGTCGGTCACAAACTGGGTGAATTCGCACCGACTCGTACTTATCGCGGCCACGCTGCTGATAAAAAAGCGAAGAAGAAATAA
- the rplF gene encoding 50S ribosomal protein L6, translated as MSRVAKAPVVIPAGVDVKINGQVITIKGKNGELTRTLNDAVEVNQADNALTFGPRDGYVDGWAQAGTARALLNSMVIGVTEGFTKKLQLVGVGYRAAVKGSVVNLSLGFSHPVDHQLPAGITAECPTQTEIVLKGADKQVIGQVAADLRAYRRPEPYKGKGVRYADEVVRTKEAKKK; from the coding sequence ATGTCTCGTGTTGCTAAAGCACCGGTCGTCATTCCTGCCGGCGTTGATGTAAAAATCAACGGTCAGGTTATCACGATCAAAGGTAAAAACGGCGAGCTGACTCGTACCCTGAACGATGCTGTTGAAGTTAACCAGGCAGACAATGCCCTGACCTTCGGTCCGCGTGATGGTTACGTGGATGGTTGGGCTCAGGCTGGTACTGCGCGTGCCCTGCTGAACTCAATGGTTATCGGTGTTACCGAAGGCTTCACTAAGAAGCTGCAGCTGGTTGGTGTAGGTTATCGTGCAGCGGTTAAAGGTAGTGTTGTAAACCTGTCTCTGGGTTTCTCACATCCTGTTGACCATCAGCTGCCGGCGGGTATCACTGCTGAATGTCCGACTCAAACTGAAATCGTGCTGAAAGGCGCTGATAAGCAGGTGATCGGTCAGGTTGCAGCTGATCTGCGCGCCTACCGTCGTCCTGAGCCTTATAAAGGCAAGGGTGTTCGTTACGCCGACGAAGTCGTGCGTACCAAAGAGGCTAAGAAGAAGTAA
- the rplB gene encoding 50S ribosomal protein L2 has translation MAVVKCKPTSPGRRHVVKVVNPELHKGKPFAPLLEKNSKSGGRNNNGRITTRHIGGGHKQAYRIVDFKRNKDGIPAVVERLEYDPNRSANIALVLYKDGERRYILAPKGLKAGDQIQSGVDAAIKAGNTLPMRNIPVGSTVHNVEMKPGKGGQLARSAGTYVQIVARDGAYVTLRLRSGEMRKVEADCRATLGEVGNAEHMLRVLGKAGAARWRGIRPTVRGTAMNPVDHPHGGGEGRNFGKHPVTPWGVQTKGKKTRSNKRTDKFIVRRRSK, from the coding sequence ATGGCAGTTGTTAAATGTAAACCGACATCTCCGGGTCGTCGCCACGTAGTTAAAGTGGTTAACCCTGAGCTGCACAAGGGCAAACCTTTTGCTCCGTTGCTGGAAAAAAACAGCAAATCCGGTGGTCGTAACAACAATGGCCGTATCACCACTCGTCATATCGGTGGTGGCCACAAGCAGGCTTACCGTATTGTTGACTTTAAACGCAACAAAGATGGTATCCCGGCAGTTGTTGAACGTCTTGAGTACGATCCGAACCGTTCCGCGAACATCGCGCTGGTTCTGTACAAAGACGGTGAGCGCCGTTACATCCTGGCCCCGAAAGGCCTGAAAGCTGGCGACCAGATTCAGTCTGGCGTTGATGCTGCAATCAAAGCAGGCAACACCCTGCCGATGCGCAATATCCCGGTTGGTTCTACCGTTCATAACGTAGAAATGAAACCAGGTAAAGGCGGTCAGCTGGCACGTTCCGCTGGTACTTACGTTCAGATCGTTGCTCGCGATGGTGCTTATGTCACCCTGCGTCTGCGCTCTGGTGAAATGCGTAAAGTAGAAGCAGACTGCCGCGCGACTCTGGGCGAAGTTGGCAATGCTGAGCATATGCTGCGCGTTCTGGGTAAAGCAGGTGCTGCACGCTGGCGTGGTATTCGCCCTACCGTTCGCGGTACTGCGATGAACCCGGTCGACCACCCACACGGTGGTGGTGAAGGTCGTAACTTTGGTAAGCACCCGGTAACTCCGTGGGGCGTTCAGACCAAAGGTAAGAAGACCCGCAGCAACAAGCGTACTGATAAATTCATCGTACGTCGCCGTAGCAAATAA
- the rplN gene encoding 50S ribosomal protein L14 — MIQEQTMLNVADNSGARRVMCIKVLGGSHRRYAGVGDIIKITIKEAIPRGKVKKGDVLKAVVVRTKKGVRRPDGSVIRFDGNACVILNNNSEQPIGTRIFGPVTRELRSEKFMKIISLAPEVL, encoded by the coding sequence ATGATCCAAGAACAGACTATGCTGAACGTCGCCGACAACTCCGGTGCACGTCGCGTAATGTGTATCAAGGTTCTGGGTGGCTCGCACCGTCGCTACGCAGGCGTAGGCGACATCATCAAGATCACCATCAAGGAAGCAATTCCGCGTGGTAAGGTCAAAAAAGGTGATGTGCTGAAGGCGGTAGTGGTGCGCACCAAGAAGGGTGTTCGTCGCCCGGACGGTTCTGTCATTCGCTTCGATGGTAATGCATGCGTTATTTTAAACAATAACAGCGAGCAACCTATCGGTACGCGTATTTTTGGGCCGGTAACTCGTGAACTTCGTTCTGAGAAGTTCATGAAAATTATCTCTCTGGCACCAGAAGTACTTTAA
- the rpsN gene encoding 30S ribosomal protein S14, protein MAKQSMKAREVKRVALAEKYFAKRAELKAIISDVNASDEDRWNAVLKLQSLPRDSSPSRQRNRCRQTGRPHGFLRKFGLSRIKVRESAMRGEIPGLKKASW, encoded by the coding sequence ATGGCTAAGCAATCAATGAAAGCACGCGAAGTTAAACGCGTAGCTTTAGCTGAAAAATACTTCGCGAAACGCGCTGAACTGAAAGCGATCATTTCTGATGTGAACGCTTCCGACGAAGATCGTTGGAACGCTGTTCTCAAGCTGCAGAGTCTGCCGCGTGATTCCAGCCCGTCTCGTCAGCGTAACCGCTGCCGCCAAACTGGTCGTCCGCATGGTTTCCTGCGGAAGTTCGGGTTGAGCCGTATTAAGGTCCGTGAATCCGCAATGCGCGGTGAAATCCCGGGTCTGAAAAAGGCTAGCTGGTAA
- the rplE gene encoding 50S ribosomal protein L5, which produces MAKLHDYYKDEVVNKLMTEFSYNSVMQVPRVEKITLNMGVGEAIADKKLLDNAAADLAAISGQKPLITKARKSVAGFKIRQGYPIGCKVTLRGERMWEFFERLITIAVPRIRDFRGLSAKSFDGRGNYSMGVREQIIFPEIDYDKVDRVRGLDITITTTAKSDEEGRALLAAFDFPFRK; this is translated from the coding sequence ATGGCGAAACTGCATGATTACTACAAAGACGAAGTAGTTAACAAACTCATGACTGAGTTTAGCTACAATTCTGTCATGCAAGTCCCTCGGGTCGAGAAGATCACCCTGAACATGGGTGTTGGTGAAGCGATCGCTGACAAGAAACTGCTGGATAACGCAGCAGCTGACCTGGCAGCAATCTCCGGTCAAAAACCGTTGATCACCAAAGCGCGCAAATCAGTTGCGGGCTTCAAAATCCGTCAGGGCTATCCGATCGGCTGTAAAGTGACTCTGCGTGGCGAACGCATGTGGGAGTTCTTTGAGCGCCTGATCACTATTGCTGTACCTCGTATCCGTGACTTCCGCGGCCTGTCCGCTAAGTCGTTCGACGGTCGTGGTAACTACAGCATGGGTGTCCGTGAGCAGATCATCTTCCCAGAAATCGACTATGACAAAGTCGACCGCGTGCGTGGTTTGGATATTACCATTACCACTACTGCGAAATCTGACGAAGAAGGCCGTGCTCTGCTGGCTGCCTTTGACTTCCCGTTCCGCAAGTAA
- the rpsC gene encoding 30S ribosomal protein S3 yields the protein MGQKVHPNGIRLGIVKPWNSTWFANTKEFADNLDSDFKVRQYLTKELAKASVSRIVIERPAKSIRVTIHTARPGIVIGKKGEDVEKLRKVVADIAGVPAQINIAEVRKPELDAKLVADSITSQLERRVMFRRAMKRAVQNAMRLGAKGIKVEVSGRLGGAEIARTEWYREGRVPLHTLRADIDYNTSEAHTTYGVIGVKVWIFKGEILGGMAAVEQPEKPAAQPKKQQRKGRK from the coding sequence ATGGGTCAGAAAGTACATCCTAATGGTATTCGCCTGGGTATTGTAAAACCATGGAACTCTACCTGGTTTGCGAACACCAAAGAATTCGCTGACAACCTGGACAGCGATTTTAAAGTACGTCAGTACCTGACGAAGGAACTGGCGAAAGCGTCTGTATCTCGTATCGTTATCGAGCGTCCGGCTAAAAGCATCCGTGTGACTATTCACACTGCTCGCCCGGGTATCGTTATCGGTAAGAAAGGTGAAGACGTTGAGAAACTGCGCAAGGTCGTAGCGGATATCGCTGGCGTTCCTGCTCAGATCAATATCGCCGAAGTTCGTAAGCCTGAACTGGACGCAAAACTGGTTGCTGACAGCATCACTTCTCAGCTGGAACGTCGTGTTATGTTCCGTCGTGCTATGAAGCGTGCTGTACAGAATGCCATGCGTCTGGGCGCTAAAGGTATCAAAGTTGAAGTTAGTGGCCGTCTGGGTGGCGCTGAGATCGCACGTACCGAATGGTACCGTGAAGGTCGCGTTCCGCTGCACACACTGCGCGCTGACATTGACTACAACACCTCCGAAGCGCACACCACTTACGGTGTAATCGGCGTTAAAGTGTGGATCTTCAAAGGTGAGATCCTTGGTGGTATGGCTGCAGTTGAACAACCGGAAAAACCGGCTGCTCAACCTAAAAAGCAGCAGCGTAAAGGCCGTAAATAA